The DNA sequence ATTATCGGTCATCTCCATCTCCTTGTAAAGTTTGATTTTCTTTTCTTTTAAGTAGTTTATTAATATTAGCTTCCATTACTTCTTCAGGGTTTAAACCCAATTCATCACATAATCTTGCCCAATACCATAAAACATCCCCTAATTCTTTGGTCAATTTTTCTTGGGCATTTTCCATAGAAAAATCCTTTCTAATATATTTTTTTACCACCCCACTAACTTCCCCAGCCTCAGAAGCTAAACCCAAAGTTAAATACTCCAAAAAAGTATCAGGAGGATAAATAGCCGTTTGTTTTGTTAACTGTACATACTCTTTAATATTCATAAAAAAATAAAAACATTCACTAAAAAAATTAACATTAAAAAATAGTCTGAATCTTTTTTGATACAATAAATATAAATTAAATTAAACTCTCAAAAATGCCATGATAATTTAATCCATATAGTATTTAAAATCAATTTCAACCATGGCAAAGAAAAAGACAACAGACAAGAATTAAGTAGTATCTCATTGTCCATTGTCCATTGTCAATTATCCATAGGTAACTAACGGCGAGGAAAACGACGACGCTGTAAAAACTCAGGAATATCTAACCCTGCAAGGGGGTTACTTTCCGATTCAGCATTAACGGGCTTTTCCTCCTCATTTTCTTCACTAGGGGAAGTAAGGGGCAAACTAGGGCTAGGGGGAGAGATAATATTTTGTAAAGAATCATCTCCACTACTTTCCCCAGAAAATCCTGTGGCAATTACCGTAATGCGAATTTCTCCCTGCATACTCTCGTCTATCACTGCACCAAAAATGATATTAGCATTGGGATCAACAATATCATAAATAGTTTCGGCCACGGTATTAACTTCATGGAGAGTTAAATCATTGCCCCCAGTGATATTTAAAACAACTCCCTTTGCCCCCTGAATGGAAGATTCGATAAGGGGAGAAGAAATAGCAGCTACGGCGCTTTCTTTGGCGCGAGATTTCCCCGAACCAATACCAATACCCATAAGGGCTGAACCTGCATCGGCCATAACGGCTCTCACATCAGCAAAATCAACGTTAACTAAACCAGGGATAGTTATAATATCAGAAATACCTTGTACCCCCTGACGGAGAATATCATCGGCAATACGGAAAGATTCTTGTAAAGGGGTGTCGGAAGGGATAACCGATAAAAGTTTGTTGTTGGGAATAACGATTAGGGTATCTACCCGACTTTGTAAGGCACTAATGCCATCATCGGCTTGGGTGGTGCGTCTTCTACCTTCAAAGGTAAAAGGGCGAGTAACTACCCCCACGGTAAGGCAACCCATTTCCTTGGCAACCTCGGCAACAATAGGGGCGGCTCCTGTGCCTGTGCCTCCTCCCATTCCTGCGGTAATAAAGACTAAATCAGTATTTTCTAAAGCTTTGGCTATTTCTTCTCGAGATTCTTCGGCGGCTTTTTGTCCAATGGAAGGGTTACCCCCTGCGCCTAGCCCTCGGGTGAGTTTTTGTCCTATTTGAAGACAGGAGGTGGCCATGGATTCGGTAAGGGCTTGGGCATCGGTGTTGATTTGCCAAAATTCTACCCCTGAGACGTTGCTTTGAATCATGCGATTGACGGCGTTACAACCTCCCCCACCTACGCCGATAACTTTTATTTGAGCGACATTACTAGGCATAATTTGACGTGAGTTCATATTACTTTCTGGGGAGGGGTTTTGAGCCTTGGTTTTTTGATGGGAGTTATTATTCTGATTTTTTTTGATTCCTGATGACTCGATTAAGTATTTAGCAAGGTTAAGATCTGATTCATTCATTTTTATTTTAGGTTTATTTTGCTGTGGTTTAAAAAATAAATACTATTTTTTTAGTACAAATAAAGGCTACATAAATATTTCAATTTGTGAGGACTAATGGCTGTACCAATGCTCACAAAAATTATAACTTAACCTATAGTATTTATCTTTTTGAATGGTATGGGTAGATAATTTTACCTTTGGGCAAAAAAGTTAACTAATTCTTGTAATTTGTCCCAGGGCGCACCACTTTCAATAATATTCCTTGCTTTTTCAATGGCTGTGGCATAATCCCCTAGGGGTGTAATTTCTCCTATTTGTAGGGCAAGGGAGGCGTTGAGGATGACTGCATCGGTTTGGGCTTGAGTTCCTTTTCCTTGTAATACTTGAGTTAAAATGTGGGCATTTTCTTGCACATCTCCTCCTTTTAAATGGGTGAGGGGGGCCGGGGTTAAACCTAATTCTTGGGGATTAATGGTGGTTTTATTTATTTTGCCATGGTCAATGATGGCCATGTCGGTGAGATCTCCGAGTCCTGCTTCATCTAGTTTTTCTCTGCCGTGAAGGGCGATCGCCCTTTGTACTCCCAAAATGTTCAGGGCTTGTGCCATGGGTTCAATGAATGTGGGTGCATATACCCCAATAATTTGCCCTGTGGGCGCCATAGGATTAACTAGAGGGC is a window from the Cyanobacterium stanieri LEGE 03274 genome containing:
- the ftsZ gene encoding cell division protein FtsZ; translation: MNESDLNLAKYLIESSGIKKNQNNNSHQKTKAQNPSPESNMNSRQIMPSNVAQIKVIGVGGGGCNAVNRMIQSNVSGVEFWQINTDAQALTESMATSCLQIGQKLTRGLGAGGNPSIGQKAAEESREEIAKALENTDLVFITAGMGGGTGTGAAPIVAEVAKEMGCLTVGVVTRPFTFEGRRRTTQADDGISALQSRVDTLIVIPNNKLLSVIPSDTPLQESFRIADDILRQGVQGISDIITIPGLVNVDFADVRAVMADAGSALMGIGIGSGKSRAKESAVAAISSPLIESSIQGAKGVVLNITGGNDLTLHEVNTVAETIYDIVDPNANIIFGAVIDESMQGEIRITVIATGFSGESSGDDSLQNIISPPSPSLPLTSPSEENEEEKPVNAESESNPLAGLDIPEFLQRRRFPRR
- a CDS encoding nucleoside triphosphate pyrophosphohydrolase family protein, whose amino-acid sequence is MNIKEYVQLTKQTAIYPPDTFLEYLTLGLASEAGEVSGVVKKYIRKDFSMENAQEKLTKELGDVLWYWARLCDELGLNPEEVMEANINKLLKRKENQTLQGDGDDR